One Clavibacter zhangzhiyongii genomic region harbors:
- a CDS encoding MFS transporter, with the protein MSAVFRSLRAPNYRIWFAGALVSNVGTWMQRTAQDWIVLTELTRYDATAVGIVMALQFGPMLVLSPYAGLIADRYDKRRVLMVTQGAMAVLGLGLGLVVLSGRAELLHVYAFALLLGVASALDAPARQSFVSELVSDDDLSNAVALNSASFSAARMIGPAVAGVLIAGVGTGWVFLINAVSFIAVLVALTRLRVGELRRPERVARSRGQLREGFRYIGGRPDIMVILVIVFLVGAFGYNFPIFTSTMASVEFGKGATEFGLLSSSLAVGSVAGALLSARRERPRIRLVFVGAALFGLATALAAIAPSYLLFAGALVLVGVVSQTLMTSANSTVQLTVEPRMRGRVMAVYMAIFVGGTPLGAPVVGWVANTWGPRAAVMVGAASGIVSALIAVAWLVLHRHLRISYRIHRTPHLLVTHDGDGRDRRDDAREDIEADEAVARRT; encoded by the coding sequence GTGAGCGCCGTCTTCCGCAGCCTCCGCGCCCCCAACTACCGCATCTGGTTCGCCGGGGCCCTCGTCTCCAACGTCGGCACGTGGATGCAGCGCACGGCCCAGGACTGGATCGTCCTCACCGAGCTCACCCGCTACGACGCGACCGCCGTCGGCATCGTCATGGCCCTCCAGTTCGGCCCCATGCTCGTGCTCTCCCCCTACGCCGGCCTCATCGCCGACCGGTACGACAAGCGCCGCGTGCTGATGGTCACGCAGGGCGCGATGGCGGTCCTCGGGCTGGGCCTCGGCCTCGTCGTGCTCTCCGGCCGCGCCGAGCTGTTGCACGTCTACGCGTTCGCGCTCCTGCTCGGCGTCGCCTCGGCGCTGGACGCGCCCGCCCGGCAGTCCTTCGTCTCCGAGCTCGTCTCCGACGACGACCTCTCCAACGCGGTCGCGCTCAACTCGGCGTCCTTCAGCGCCGCGCGCATGATCGGCCCGGCCGTCGCCGGCGTGCTGATCGCGGGCGTCGGCACGGGCTGGGTCTTCCTCATCAACGCGGTGAGCTTCATCGCGGTGCTCGTGGCGCTCACCCGGCTCCGCGTGGGCGAGCTCCGCCGGCCGGAGCGCGTCGCCCGCTCGCGGGGCCAGCTGCGCGAGGGGTTCCGCTACATCGGCGGGCGGCCGGACATCATGGTGATCCTCGTCATCGTCTTCCTCGTCGGCGCCTTCGGCTACAACTTCCCGATCTTCACCTCCACCATGGCGAGCGTCGAGTTCGGCAAGGGCGCGACCGAGTTCGGCCTCCTGTCGTCGAGCCTCGCCGTCGGATCCGTGGCGGGCGCGCTCCTGTCCGCCCGGCGGGAGCGCCCCCGCATCCGCCTCGTCTTCGTGGGCGCCGCGCTCTTCGGGCTCGCCACGGCCCTCGCCGCGATCGCGCCCAGCTACCTGCTCTTCGCGGGCGCCCTCGTGCTCGTGGGCGTCGTCTCGCAGACGCTGATGACGAGCGCCAACAGCACCGTGCAGCTCACCGTCGAGCCCCGCATGCGCGGCCGGGTCATGGCCGTCTACATGGCGATCTTCGTGGGCGGGACCCCGCTCGGCGCACCCGTCGTCGGCTGGGTCGCGAACACCTGGGGACCGCGCGCCGCCGTGATGGTGGGCGCGGCGAGCGGCATCGTCTCGGCGCTCATCGCCGTCGCCTGGCTCGTGCTGCACCGGCACCTGCGCATCTCGTACCGGATCCACCGCACGCCGCACCTCCTCGTCACGCACGACGGGGACGGCCGCGACCGCCGGGACGACGCGCGCGAGGACATCGAGGCCGACGAGGCCGTGGCCCGCCGCACCTGA
- a CDS encoding MarR family winged helix-turn-helix transcriptional regulator — MPDSPDPSQSLRAGVMRLARRLRAEKADHELSDSQFVVLALLLRDGPSSPGALAAAERVTAPSMNRTVNCLVGAGYAERSPAPDDGRRVTVTITASGRRVVQETRRQRSAWLSLRLAELTDAERTTLAEAAVLLGRMASA; from the coding sequence GTGCCCGACTCCCCCGATCCCAGCCAGAGCCTGCGCGCCGGCGTCATGCGCCTCGCGCGCCGCCTCCGCGCCGAGAAGGCCGACCACGAGCTGAGCGACAGCCAGTTCGTCGTGCTCGCCCTCCTCCTGCGCGACGGGCCGTCGAGCCCCGGCGCGCTCGCCGCGGCCGAGCGCGTCACCGCCCCGAGCATGAACCGCACGGTCAACTGCCTGGTCGGCGCGGGCTACGCCGAGCGATCCCCCGCGCCCGACGACGGCCGCCGCGTCACCGTCACGATCACGGCGTCCGGCCGTCGGGTCGTGCAGGAGACCCGCCGCCAGCGGAGCGCCTGGCTCTCCCTCCGCCTCGCCGAGCTCACCGACGCCGAGCGCACCACCCTCGCCGAGGCCGCCGTCCTCCTCGGCCGGATGGCCTCCGCGTGA
- a CDS encoding alpha/beta fold hydrolase, giving the protein MDTATNPLDGTPIAYRAFGWPPADADTRDPARAPVVLVHGTALSQAIWRGFGWVRGLAPARPVITLDLRGHGRSGSPHEPAAYAMDLLVADVVAVLDAVGAEAVHHVGYSLGARVGFSLAAAHPERLLSTASLGGSPRSGVGVFDRVFFPGCIAALEAGGMPGFLDAWERHSGHPVDAATRGAFLADDARALAAYMRESERDPGVPDEVVAASAVPLLLVAGTQDPERLRAAHHVGRLRPDASLVELDGATHAGTPRHPDALPAVERFLASL; this is encoded by the coding sequence GTGGACACCGCGACCAACCCCCTCGACGGCACGCCCATCGCCTACCGTGCCTTCGGATGGCCGCCGGCCGACGCCGATACGCGCGACCCGGCCCGCGCCCCCGTGGTCCTCGTGCACGGCACGGCGCTGTCGCAGGCGATCTGGCGCGGCTTCGGCTGGGTGCGCGGCCTCGCGCCCGCGCGTCCCGTGATCACGCTCGACCTCCGCGGACACGGGCGCAGCGGCTCGCCGCACGAGCCCGCCGCCTACGCCATGGACCTCCTCGTCGCCGACGTCGTGGCCGTGCTCGACGCGGTCGGCGCGGAGGCGGTGCACCACGTGGGCTACAGCCTCGGCGCCCGCGTCGGCTTCTCGCTCGCGGCCGCGCACCCGGAGCGCCTGCTCTCGACCGCGAGCCTCGGCGGATCCCCCCGGAGCGGCGTGGGCGTCTTCGACCGCGTGTTCTTCCCGGGCTGCATCGCCGCCCTCGAGGCGGGCGGGATGCCCGGCTTCCTCGACGCGTGGGAGCGGCACAGCGGGCATCCGGTCGACGCGGCCACCCGCGGCGCCTTCCTCGCCGACGACGCCCGGGCGCTCGCCGCCTACATGCGCGAGTCGGAACGGGATCCGGGCGTGCCGGACGAGGTCGTCGCCGCGTCCGCGGTGCCGCTGCTCCTCGTGGCGGGCACGCAGGATCCGGAGCGGCTCCGGGCCGCGCACCACGTGGGGCGGCTCCGCCCGGACGCGTCCCTGGTCGAGCTCGACGGCGCCACGCATGCGGGCACGCCCCGGCACCCCGACGCGCTGCCGGCGGTGGAGCGCTTCCTGGCGTCCCTCTGA
- a CDS encoding glycoside hydrolase family 15 protein — protein MAMRIEDYALIGDCHTGALVGRDGSIDWLCLPRFDSASMFGALLGTEEHGAWKLAPASPEATVSMRTYLGNTFVLWTRWETPEGAVEVTDFMSMGDRRADVVRRVRGISGTVRMQGDLRLRFGYATALPWIRKLDGDDPRLVAVAGPDAVVVRGPELTATDHHHGVAFDVSAGETVDSALTWYPSHRSEPPAFDVDAALEHTTEWWESWASSIEHSGPHQAAVRRSLLVLRALTHEDTGGIVAAATTSLPEQFGGSRNWDYRYVWLRDASLTLEVLLAHGFDDEADEWRTWLLRAIAGDPGDVQIMYGLSGERHLPERDLDSLPGYQGSGPVRVGNGAFEQYQADVIGEVMLALQAARDAGVGETEFSWPLQRALIGFVEENWERQDSGIWEIRGAEQHFTHSRAMIWAALDAAVQGVERHGLDGPVEQWKDLRDRVRDEILDQGVDPATGAFRQHYGTTDVDASLLILAQAGFCAYDDPRMLVTVEVMERTLMHEGFLLRYDTSAGVDGLPAGEYPFLACSFWLVEQYARSGREADGRELMDRLVALANDVGLLSEEYDPVGRRQAGNVPQALSHLALVRAADALQAAAAVHPDELDRAHQPGNAALAHAAAARASAGSPVV, from the coding sequence ATGGCCATGCGCATCGAGGACTACGCACTCATCGGGGACTGCCACACGGGAGCGCTGGTCGGGCGGGACGGCTCCATCGACTGGCTGTGCCTGCCGCGCTTCGACTCCGCCTCCATGTTCGGCGCGCTCCTCGGCACCGAGGAGCACGGCGCGTGGAAGCTCGCGCCCGCCTCTCCCGAGGCGACCGTCTCGATGCGCACCTACCTCGGCAACACGTTCGTCCTCTGGACCCGGTGGGAGACGCCGGAGGGCGCCGTCGAGGTCACCGACTTCATGTCCATGGGCGACCGGCGGGCCGACGTCGTGCGGCGCGTGCGCGGGATCAGCGGCACCGTCCGGATGCAGGGCGACCTCCGCCTGCGCTTCGGCTACGCGACCGCGCTGCCCTGGATCCGCAAGCTCGACGGCGACGACCCGCGCCTCGTCGCCGTGGCCGGCCCCGACGCCGTCGTGGTCCGCGGCCCCGAGCTCACCGCCACGGACCACCACCACGGCGTTGCGTTCGACGTGTCCGCGGGCGAGACCGTCGACTCGGCCCTCACCTGGTACCCCTCCCACCGCAGCGAGCCGCCGGCCTTCGACGTGGACGCGGCGCTCGAGCACACGACCGAGTGGTGGGAGAGCTGGGCGAGCTCCATCGAGCACTCCGGCCCGCACCAGGCCGCCGTCCGCCGGTCGCTGCTCGTGCTCCGCGCGCTCACGCACGAGGACACGGGCGGCATCGTCGCCGCCGCGACCACGAGCCTGCCCGAGCAGTTCGGCGGATCCCGCAACTGGGACTACCGATACGTGTGGCTCCGCGACGCGTCGCTCACCCTCGAGGTGCTCCTCGCGCACGGCTTCGACGACGAGGCCGACGAGTGGCGCACCTGGCTCCTGCGGGCGATCGCGGGCGACCCGGGCGACGTGCAGATCATGTACGGGCTGAGCGGCGAGCGCCACCTCCCGGAGCGCGACCTCGACAGCCTGCCCGGCTACCAGGGGTCGGGCCCGGTGCGCGTCGGCAACGGCGCGTTCGAGCAGTACCAGGCCGACGTCATCGGCGAGGTGATGCTCGCGCTCCAGGCCGCGCGCGACGCGGGCGTCGGGGAGACCGAGTTCTCCTGGCCGCTGCAGCGCGCCCTCATCGGCTTCGTCGAGGAGAACTGGGAGCGGCAGGACAGCGGCATCTGGGAGATCCGCGGGGCCGAGCAGCACTTCACGCACTCGCGGGCGATGATCTGGGCGGCGCTCGACGCGGCCGTCCAGGGCGTCGAGCGGCACGGGCTCGACGGGCCGGTGGAGCAGTGGAAGGACCTGCGCGACCGCGTGCGCGACGAGATCCTCGACCAGGGCGTCGACCCCGCCACCGGCGCCTTCCGCCAGCACTACGGCACGACCGACGTGGACGCGTCGCTGCTGATCCTCGCCCAGGCCGGCTTCTGCGCCTACGACGACCCGCGCATGCTCGTGACCGTCGAGGTCATGGAGCGCACCCTCATGCACGAGGGCTTCCTGCTGCGCTACGACACGAGCGCCGGCGTCGACGGCCTGCCCGCGGGCGAGTACCCGTTCCTCGCCTGCTCGTTCTGGCTCGTCGAGCAGTACGCGCGATCCGGCCGCGAGGCGGACGGCCGCGAGTTGATGGACCGGCTGGTCGCCCTCGCCAACGACGTGGGGCTCCTCTCGGAGGAGTACGACCCGGTCGGCCGGCGGCAGGCGGGCAACGTGCCGCAGGCGCTCTCCCACCTCGCGCTCGTGCGCGCGGCCGACGCGCTCCAGGCCGCGGCCGCCGTCCACCCGGACGAGCTCGACCGCGCGCACCAGCCGGGCAACGCGGCGCTCGCGCACGCGGCGGCCGCGCGCGCGTCGGCCGGCTCCCCCGTCGTCTGA
- a CDS encoding glucose-6-phosphate dehydrogenase, with translation MPASSTLLILGASGDLSARLLLPGLGGLLAHRPDLDLQLVGAGTEEWDDERWREVVRTSFASLGAEGPAVDRVIAGTTYLPADVTAETDLERLLAACEAAPAVYFALPPAVTERACEAMTRITLPEGTSLSLEKPFGTDLASARSLNRLLATLVPEERTHRVDHFLGRSTVRNLLGLRFANRMLEPVWNAQHIASVEVVYDEQLALEGRARYYDRAGALADMIQSHLLQVMAVFAMEPPATTDARDIRDQKALVLRATRPWGGDPVASSRRARYTAGDVEGRELPAYADEEGVDAARGTETLAEMTVEIANWRWAGVPFRLRSGKAMADHRREIVVTFQPAPHVPTGLSRAQEPDRIRILIAPDELHLELNVNGPADPDVIDRTELVTTFDAGDLPPYGQVIDGIISEDESLSVRGDTAEECWRIVEPVIAAWRAGDVPLEEYPAGSAGPWDGPQVAPKG, from the coding sequence ATGCCCGCCTCCTCCACGCTCCTGATCCTCGGCGCCAGCGGCGACCTCTCCGCGCGCCTCCTGCTCCCCGGCCTCGGCGGGCTCCTCGCCCACCGCCCCGACCTCGACCTCCAGCTGGTGGGCGCGGGGACGGAGGAGTGGGACGACGAGCGGTGGCGCGAGGTGGTCCGCACCTCGTTCGCCTCGCTCGGCGCGGAGGGCCCCGCGGTCGACCGCGTCATCGCGGGCACCACCTACCTCCCGGCCGACGTCACGGCCGAGACCGACCTCGAGCGCCTGCTCGCCGCGTGCGAGGCCGCGCCCGCCGTGTACTTCGCGCTGCCGCCCGCGGTGACGGAGCGGGCGTGCGAGGCGATGACCCGGATCACGCTGCCCGAGGGCACCTCGCTCTCGCTCGAGAAGCCGTTCGGCACCGACCTCGCGAGCGCCCGCTCGCTCAACCGCCTGCTCGCCACGCTCGTCCCCGAGGAGCGCACCCACCGGGTCGACCACTTCCTCGGCCGCTCCACCGTGCGGAACCTCCTCGGCCTCCGCTTCGCGAACCGGATGCTCGAGCCGGTCTGGAACGCCCAGCACATCGCGAGCGTCGAGGTCGTCTACGACGAGCAGCTCGCGCTGGAGGGCCGCGCCCGCTACTACGACAGGGCGGGGGCGCTCGCCGACATGATCCAGAGCCACCTGCTGCAGGTGATGGCGGTGTTCGCGATGGAGCCGCCCGCCACGACCGATGCGCGCGACATCCGCGACCAGAAGGCCCTCGTGCTGCGCGCGACCCGGCCATGGGGCGGCGACCCGGTCGCGTCCTCGCGCCGCGCCCGCTACACCGCGGGCGACGTCGAGGGACGCGAGCTGCCGGCCTACGCCGACGAGGAGGGCGTGGATGCCGCGCGCGGCACGGAGACCCTCGCCGAGATGACGGTGGAGATCGCCAACTGGCGCTGGGCGGGCGTGCCCTTCCGGCTGCGCTCGGGCAAGGCCATGGCGGACCACCGGCGCGAGATCGTCGTCACCTTCCAGCCGGCGCCGCACGTGCCCACCGGGCTGTCGAGGGCGCAGGAGCCGGACCGGATCCGCATCCTCATCGCGCCCGACGAGCTGCACCTGGAGCTGAACGTCAACGGGCCGGCCGACCCCGACGTCATCGACCGCACGGAGCTCGTCACGACGTTCGACGCGGGCGACCTGCCGCCGTACGGGCAGGTCATCGACGGGATCATCTCGGAGGACGAGAGCCTCTCCGTCCGCGGCGACACGGCCGAGGAGTGCTGGCGCATCGTCGAGCCGGTCATCGCCGCGTGGCGCGCGGGCGACGTGCCGCTCGAGGAGTACCCGGCCGGATCCGCGGGGCCCTGGGACGGGCCGCAGGTCGCGCCGAAGGGCTGA
- a CDS encoding SLC13 family permease: MRTALIGVVLLVVGAVAVATGALPLDALGVLAERVWPILLFVVAITVVTELASEAGLFTWIAERAAGLGRGRTWALWLATVVLACLCTIFLSLDTTAVLLTPVVVVLARHCGLPPLPFALTTVWLANTASLLLPVSNLTNLLAEHELGGLGPAGFAALTVAPALVAIAVPVLAILVIHRKDLLTRYEVGQPTARTDRVLLVGSAVVVGLLVPALVSGVEVWIPALAAAVVLAVLTAVRRPSALRPGLLPWQLVVFASGLFVVMEAAQSLGLTAVMAAVSGQGQDAASLFRLAGVATLSANAVDNLPAYLALEPVAGSPERLVAILVGVNAGPLITPWASLATLLWHERLVSMGVHIRWSRYVLLGLVVAPLTVGLAMLAFVLTR, translated from the coding sequence GTGCGCACAGCCCTCATCGGGGTGGTGCTCCTCGTCGTCGGCGCCGTCGCCGTGGCCACCGGAGCCCTCCCGCTCGACGCCCTCGGCGTCCTCGCCGAGCGGGTCTGGCCGATCCTCCTCTTCGTCGTGGCCATCACGGTGGTCACGGAGCTCGCGAGCGAGGCGGGCCTCTTCACCTGGATCGCCGAGCGCGCGGCCGGCCTCGGCCGCGGCCGCACCTGGGCGCTGTGGCTCGCGACCGTCGTGCTCGCGTGCCTCTGCACGATCTTCCTGTCGCTCGACACGACCGCGGTGCTCCTCACGCCCGTGGTGGTCGTGCTCGCGCGGCACTGCGGGCTGCCGCCGCTGCCGTTCGCGCTGACCACCGTCTGGCTCGCGAACACGGCGTCGCTGCTCCTCCCCGTCTCGAACCTCACCAACCTGCTCGCGGAGCACGAGCTCGGCGGGCTCGGACCGGCGGGCTTCGCGGCGCTCACGGTCGCGCCGGCGCTCGTCGCCATCGCCGTGCCCGTGCTGGCGATCCTCGTGATCCACCGGAAGGACCTCCTCACGCGCTACGAGGTCGGGCAGCCGACCGCGCGGACCGACCGGGTCCTGCTCGTGGGCAGCGCCGTGGTGGTGGGTCTGCTGGTGCCGGCGCTCGTCTCGGGGGTCGAGGTGTGGATCCCCGCGCTCGCCGCGGCCGTCGTCCTCGCGGTCCTCACGGCCGTGCGCCGCCCGAGCGCGCTCCGACCGGGCCTCCTGCCGTGGCAGCTCGTGGTGTTCGCGTCGGGGCTCTTCGTCGTGATGGAGGCGGCGCAGTCCCTCGGGCTCACCGCGGTGATGGCCGCGGTCTCCGGGCAGGGCCAGGACGCCGCCTCGCTGTTCCGCCTGGCCGGCGTCGCGACGCTGAGCGCCAACGCGGTCGACAACCTGCCCGCGTACCTGGCGCTCGAGCCGGTGGCCGGTTCGCCGGAGCGGCTCGTCGCGATCCTCGTGGGCGTCAACGCCGGCCCGCTCATCACGCCGTGGGCCTCGCTCGCGACGCTGCTCTGGCACGAGCGGCTGGTGAGCATGGGCGTGCACATCCGGTGGTCGCGCTACGTGCTGCTCGGCCTCGTGGTGGCCCCGCTCACCGTCGGGCTCGCCATGCTCGCCTTCGTGCTCACGCGGTGA
- a CDS encoding TetR/AcrR family transcriptional regulator → MTRTPRASAGDELRPIAAARFARDGFQATSLQQIADEAGYSKSSVLYHFASKEALLDALLEPTIDALAEVIDRADSIRGDADARRLFVERFIDFLLLHRHEVALFITQGRSLGHLAVIERANDLVRTLGETAGALDSTLDQLRFGVALGGAAYILAASDDWSTNEPLPDDEIRAALVVVVGELLAPLGSRTA, encoded by the coding sequence GTGACCAGGACCCCCCGCGCCTCCGCCGGCGACGAGCTGCGACCCATCGCGGCGGCCCGCTTCGCCCGCGACGGATTCCAGGCGACCTCGCTCCAGCAGATCGCGGACGAGGCCGGGTACTCGAAGTCGAGCGTGCTGTACCACTTCGCCTCCAAGGAGGCGCTGCTCGACGCCCTGCTCGAGCCGACGATCGATGCGCTCGCCGAGGTCATCGACCGCGCCGACTCCATCCGCGGCGACGCGGACGCCCGGCGCCTGTTCGTCGAGCGCTTCATCGACTTCCTCCTGCTGCACCGGCACGAGGTGGCGCTGTTCATCACGCAGGGGCGCTCGCTCGGGCACCTCGCCGTGATCGAGCGCGCGAACGACCTCGTGCGCACGCTCGGCGAGACCGCCGGCGCGCTCGACAGCACCCTCGACCAGCTGCGCTTCGGTGTGGCGCTCGGCGGCGCGGCGTACATCCTCGCCGCGAGCGACGACTGGTCGACGAACGAACCGCTTCCCGACGACGAGATCAGGGCCGCTCTCGTCGTGGTCGTGGGGGAGCTCCTCGCCCCCCTCGGCTCCCGCACCGCCTGA
- a CDS encoding MMPL family transporter — MATLLYRLGRTSFLHPWRVVAAWILVLGILLGGGLALGGATEESFAIPGTESQEAIDRLAAVFPQAAGASAQIVTEAPEGAKVTDDADKAAIEATATAAADVPGVETALSPFSEYATDAVSEDGTVAITTVQFSGQSDQVTEATLDALKESAQAASDAGLRVSFGGQVFQDVHYGVTVTEAFGVLFAGLVLVITFGSMLAAGLPLIGALVGVAASSGALLAAARFVTVSSASPLLAVMIGLAVGIDYALFILMRHRTQLANGMPVERSAATAVATAGSAVIFAGVTVIIALLGLLVVQIPFLTVMGLGAAFAVLLAMGVATTLLPAMLGFAGERLRPKEGSRAARRATAQAAGTQRTLGARWVAIVTKVPIIPVVIVIGIAGLLAVPASQLQLGLPSGATEPAGSTSRVAYDTVSDAFGPGHNGPLVVLVDITQTTDPIGVLGEIGDEIRGLDDVAFVGTGTPNPSVDTAIIQVVPDSAPESAETTALMQSIRDLAPGLQDRYDTRVSVTGTTAVQNDISQRLDQALVPFGVVVVGLSIVLLMIVFRSIFVPVKAAVGFLLSVVVSFGTVVAIFQNGLFADALGVTPGPILSFMPILLMAILFGLAMDYEVFLVSGMREDFVHHGDARRAIVTGFSGAARVVTAAALIMFFVFAAFVPEGAGVIKTIALGLAVGIFFDAFLVRMTLVPAAMALLGKHAWWIPRWLDRILPDVDIEGEGLREHQDDVDWARASGAAVAAERLVVGVPGRRLAPVDFSAPAGSLVLVEGDVADRRLLGATLGARLAPVSGRAQVAGHPLASESGRVLTSAAMADLGRVDRVDSGVTVGDLLAERIALSEPMGRRRGARARQAEWLARIDQAADAAGARRIGADDPVGSLLPLERAIALTAVAASGRAPVLVLDVVDPFPDAAAERAFLAALPALVHESTTVLLGAPWFPDDHGIPGRPTVRLRLGADDGTVAPASDQPVTTVEETRR, encoded by the coding sequence ATGGCCACGCTTCTGTACCGGCTCGGCCGGACCTCGTTCCTGCACCCGTGGCGCGTCGTCGCCGCGTGGATCCTCGTCCTCGGCATCCTGCTCGGCGGCGGGCTCGCGCTCGGCGGCGCGACCGAGGAGTCGTTCGCGATCCCGGGCACGGAGTCGCAGGAGGCCATCGACCGCCTCGCCGCCGTGTTCCCGCAGGCCGCGGGCGCCAGCGCGCAGATCGTGACCGAGGCGCCCGAGGGCGCGAAGGTCACCGACGACGCCGACAAGGCCGCCATCGAGGCGACCGCGACGGCCGCGGCGGATGTCCCGGGCGTCGAGACGGCGCTCTCGCCGTTCTCCGAGTACGCCACCGACGCGGTCTCCGAGGACGGCACCGTGGCGATCACGACCGTGCAGTTCTCCGGGCAGAGCGACCAGGTGACCGAGGCGACGCTCGACGCGCTGAAGGAGTCCGCGCAGGCCGCCTCCGACGCGGGGCTCCGGGTCTCGTTCGGCGGGCAGGTGTTCCAGGACGTCCACTACGGCGTGACGGTGACCGAGGCGTTCGGCGTGCTCTTCGCCGGTCTCGTGCTCGTGATCACCTTCGGGTCGATGCTCGCGGCGGGGCTGCCGCTCATCGGCGCCCTGGTCGGCGTGGCCGCCTCCTCCGGCGCGCTGCTGGCCGCCGCGCGGTTCGTCACCGTGTCGAGCGCGTCGCCGCTGCTCGCCGTGATGATCGGGCTGGCCGTGGGCATCGACTACGCCCTCTTCATCCTCATGCGGCACCGCACGCAGCTCGCGAACGGCATGCCCGTCGAGCGCTCGGCGGCCACCGCGGTCGCCACCGCCGGCAGCGCCGTGATCTTCGCGGGCGTGACGGTGATCATCGCGCTGCTGGGCCTCCTCGTGGTGCAGATCCCGTTCCTCACGGTCATGGGCCTCGGCGCCGCGTTCGCGGTGCTGCTCGCGATGGGCGTCGCGACGACGCTGCTGCCGGCGATGCTCGGCTTCGCGGGCGAGCGGCTCCGGCCGAAGGAGGGCTCGCGGGCCGCGCGTCGCGCGACCGCGCAGGCCGCGGGGACGCAGCGCACGCTCGGCGCCCGGTGGGTGGCGATCGTCACGAAGGTGCCGATCATCCCCGTGGTCATCGTCATCGGCATCGCGGGCCTCCTCGCCGTGCCCGCCTCGCAGCTGCAGCTCGGGCTGCCGAGCGGCGCCACCGAGCCCGCCGGATCCACCAGCCGCGTCGCGTACGACACCGTCTCCGACGCCTTCGGCCCCGGCCACAACGGGCCGCTCGTCGTGCTCGTCGACATCACGCAGACCACCGACCCGATCGGGGTGCTGGGCGAGATCGGCGACGAGATCCGCGGCCTCGACGACGTGGCGTTCGTCGGCACCGGCACGCCGAACCCGTCGGTCGACACCGCGATCATCCAGGTCGTGCCCGACAGCGCGCCCGAGTCGGCGGAGACGACGGCGCTCATGCAGTCGATCCGCGACCTCGCGCCCGGGCTCCAGGACCGTTACGACACACGCGTCTCGGTCACCGGCACGACCGCCGTGCAGAACGACATCTCGCAGCGGCTCGACCAGGCGCTCGTGCCGTTCGGCGTCGTCGTGGTGGGCCTCTCGATCGTCCTGCTGATGATCGTGTTCCGCTCGATCTTCGTGCCGGTCAAGGCCGCCGTCGGGTTCCTGCTGAGCGTCGTCGTGTCGTTCGGGACGGTCGTCGCGATCTTCCAGAACGGCCTGTTCGCCGACGCCCTCGGGGTGACGCCGGGTCCGATCCTCAGCTTCATGCCGATCCTGCTGATGGCCATCCTGTTCGGGCTCGCCATGGACTACGAGGTGTTCCTCGTCTCCGGCATGCGCGAGGACTTCGTGCACCACGGCGACGCGAGGCGGGCCATCGTCACGGGCTTCTCGGGTGCCGCCCGGGTCGTCACGGCCGCCGCCCTCATCATGTTCTTCGTCTTCGCGGCCTTCGTGCCGGAGGGCGCGGGCGTCATCAAGACCATCGCGCTCGGCCTCGCGGTCGGCATCTTCTTCGACGCCTTCCTCGTGCGCATGACGCTCGTGCCCGCCGCCATGGCGCTCCTCGGGAAGCACGCGTGGTGGATCCCGCGCTGGCTCGACCGGATCCTCCCCGACGTCGACATCGAGGGCGAGGGGCTCCGCGAGCACCAGGACGACGTGGACTGGGCGCGCGCGTCCGGCGCCGCCGTCGCGGCCGAGCGCCTCGTGGTCGGCGTGCCCGGCCGCCGGCTCGCGCCGGTCGACTTCAGCGCGCCGGCCGGATCCCTCGTGCTCGTCGAGGGCGACGTCGCCGACCGCCGGCTCCTCGGCGCCACGCTCGGGGCCCGGCTGGCGCCGGTCTCCGGCCGCGCGCAGGTCGCGGGCCACCCGCTCGCGTCCGAGTCCGGCCGCGTGCTCACGAGCGCCGCCATGGCGGACCTCGGCCGGGTCGACCGCGTCGACTCGGGGGTCACCGTCGGCGACCTCCTCGCCGAGCGCATCGCCCTGTCCGAGCCGATGGGCCGCCGACGCGGCGCCCGCGCCCGGCAGGCCGAGTGGCTCGCGCGCATCGACCAGGCGGCGGACGCGGCGGGCGCCCGGCGCATCGGCGCCGACGACCCCGTCGGGTCCCTGCTCCCGCTCGAGCGCGCCATCGCCCTCACCGCCGTCGCGGCCTCGGGTCGCGCGCCCGTCCTCGTGCTCGACGTGGTGGATCCCTTCCCGGACGCCGCCGCCGAGCGCGCGTTCCTCGCCGCGCTGCCCGCGCTCGTGCACGAGAGCACGACCGTGCTGCTCGGCGCGCCGTGGTTCCCCGACGACCACGGCATCCCCGGGCGGCCCACCGTCCGCCTCCGGCTCGGCGCGGACGACGGCACCGTCGCCCCCGCCTCCGACCAGCCCGTCACGACCGTCGAGGAGACCCGCCGATGA